Proteins encoded in a region of the Alphaproteobacteria bacterium genome:
- a CDS encoding DUF4402 domain-containing protein, with the protein MNIKTRPILSALFYGYALLCCAPEVYAASIVTNVAIDVLSPISITQTTAMNLGRVMRPTGGTPSAVTLSTAGVRSISGGNGALVSGGTINAASYKIFGSSTYLVNLSVTSITNPGTGLTLSNFFGKFNAGSDTNIDSGAGGQATLTTLAESTGDVLSVGAKLTLTSSSIAGSYTGNYTLNVDYP; encoded by the coding sequence ATGAACATTAAAACAAGACCTATCCTTTCTGCACTATTTTATGGTTATGCACTACTCTGCTGTGCACCGGAAGTGTACGCAGCTTCAATCGTCACCAACGTTGCGATCGATGTTTTATCGCCCATTAGCATAACCCAAACAACAGCTATGAATTTGGGTCGCGTTATGCGCCCCACAGGCGGAACCCCCAGCGCAGTTACCTTATCAACAGCCGGGGTAAGGAGCATTTCAGGTGGAAATGGAGCACTGGTATCAGGAGGCACCATCAATGCTGCAAGCTATAAAATATTTGGCTCAAGCACCTATCTGGTCAATCTTAGCGTGACATCCATAACAAATCCAGGAACTGGCTTAACATTAAGTAACTTCTTTGGAAAATTCAACGCCGGAAGTGACACGAATATTGATTCAGGCGCCGGCGGTCAAGCAACGCTGACAACATTGGCTGAAAGTACAGGGGATGTTTTAAGTGTGGGAGCTAAATTGACGTTAACTAGCTCGTCCATTGCGGGATCATATACAGGTAACTACACACTTAATGTTGACTACCCTTAA
- a CDS encoding filamentous hemagglutinin N-terminal domain-containing protein, with protein MRKLGQELLRKLHHSLVLLLSALLVLQPMLAPIVYAQTVITPDTAAPIANQPAVAESLNHTPVENIATPNGGGVSHNKIGELQVGNEGLIVNNSASSGISTIGSIVVGNGNLTSGNEARIIINEVTGTNPSSLQGPTEIFGREAEYVVANPNGISCNGCGFLKTPKVTLTTGVPHMDGAGNIDHITVDKGTVLIEGNGADASQTDSFDIIARATHIHAAIYGGNTVRVTTGRNQVNYQTGVATPLAATQQSEASKPTIAIDASALGGMYAGKIYLKSTEAGVGVNNGGILQASNGNLEITADGELVQAGTASATAEVKLTSTASKVTHTGRTSAGGSVTVNAHSDATLGGQYIYAGDQINLTAGDQLTLDGSGADSGFAFLKATSITGNAADINVMRVLTSGTEQSISMTAASLDISDSDILANSVVFISTGATTITTSQIVANDGLSLTNGSFSATNSTLLADTLLQNVSGNWLNDTSIISMLGDLSLTVGGTFTNQGELSSATHIDISAHDLNNSATGVVASNGDALLGATHNLTNQGVLYTHGNMNIEVGNHLLNDQGYILAETGSLWIGGLNNTRMVLLENQSGLIQSGGLMTLVADTLSNHRVGNPSFIEDAGDIEYFDIRLGHGNDDMLAHTGSDNQWLIFNADPYLDGIKFMVDNNSTWQADPNLPPGVARQVITETEDFTERAGQIISQGNLVVDASTLNQQVSYISASGDVDLGNTTVTNTGMDINSILRYTCMTSGCLPHIYNPVINEYDLVGSIAPLETFDLVYQSGHVASTIEAGGTLTLGGNLVNNQTSLPISGVLITPRIDQSSVVSPGVNVSVGGLFGVASDPNSPYLITTQIPNINQNGYVGSSYLLDQLGYQLDHTILLLGDPFTKRN; from the coding sequence ATGAGAAAATTGGGACAAGAATTGCTAAGAAAATTACATCATTCTCTTGTATTGCTGCTGTCTGCGCTACTGGTTCTGCAGCCGATGTTAGCCCCCATCGTCTACGCACAAACGGTGATTACGCCAGACACCGCCGCGCCCATAGCCAATCAACCCGCGGTTGCAGAATCTCTTAATCACACACCGGTGGAAAACATTGCCACACCTAATGGAGGCGGAGTTTCTCACAATAAGATTGGGGAACTACAAGTTGGTAACGAGGGGTTGATTGTTAATAATTCAGCCAGTTCAGGAATATCAACGATTGGTAGCATTGTGGTTGGCAATGGCAACCTTACTTCCGGTAATGAAGCACGCATTATTATTAATGAAGTAACCGGAACGAATCCATCTTCCTTGCAAGGCCCAACGGAAATATTTGGCAGAGAAGCCGAGTATGTCGTAGCTAACCCCAACGGCATCAGCTGCAATGGCTGTGGGTTTCTCAAAACGCCTAAAGTCACGTTAACGACCGGAGTGCCCCATATGGATGGCGCAGGCAATATAGACCATATCACCGTTGATAAAGGGACTGTTTTAATCGAAGGCAATGGAGCTGATGCCAGCCAGACCGATTCCTTTGATATCATCGCCCGTGCTACACACATTCACGCTGCTATTTATGGCGGTAATACAGTGCGCGTCACAACGGGCCGCAACCAGGTCAATTATCAAACGGGTGTGGCCACTCCACTTGCTGCTACGCAACAATCCGAAGCAAGCAAGCCCACCATTGCGATTGATGCATCTGCTTTGGGTGGTATGTATGCAGGAAAGATTTATCTTAAAAGCACCGAAGCAGGCGTTGGTGTTAATAATGGCGGCATCTTGCAAGCCAGTAACGGTAATTTAGAAATCACCGCCGATGGTGAACTTGTGCAGGCCGGCACTGCTTCTGCTACTGCAGAAGTGAAGCTTACCTCAACAGCCAGCAAAGTGACCCATACCGGCAGAACCTCTGCTGGTGGTTCTGTAACCGTGAATGCACATAGTGATGCAACATTAGGTGGTCAATATATCTATGCTGGTGATCAGATTAATCTCACTGCCGGCGATCAACTCACCTTAGATGGCTCAGGCGCTGATTCAGGCTTTGCGTTTCTAAAAGCTACCAGCATAACAGGCAATGCAGCCGATATTAACGTAATGCGTGTACTCACAAGTGGTACTGAACAATCCATTTCGATGACAGCTGCCAGCCTCGATATAAGCGATAGCGATATACTGGCGAACTCGGTGGTGTTTATTTCCACTGGAGCAACCACTATCACGACCAGTCAGATTGTGGCTAATGACGGATTGTCCTTAACTAATGGCAGTTTCAGCGCCACGAACAGCACCTTACTAGCCGACACCCTCTTGCAAAACGTAAGCGGCAATTGGTTAAATGATACATCGATTATATCGATGCTGGGTGACTTGTCTTTAACAGTCGGTGGAACCTTTACCAATCAAGGAGAGCTCTCTTCGGCAACGCATATCGATATAAGCGCACACGATTTAAACAACTCCGCAACCGGTGTCGTCGCTTCCAACGGTGATGCGTTACTCGGTGCTACCCATAACCTGACAAACCAGGGTGTACTCTATACGCACGGCAATATGAACATAGAAGTTGGAAATCACCTCCTCAATGACCAGGGTTACATCCTGGCAGAAACGGGCAGTTTATGGATAGGCGGTTTAAACAATACCCGCATGGTCTTATTAGAAAACCAAAGCGGTTTAATTCAATCGGGTGGTTTAATGACCTTAGTCGCAGACACTCTCAGCAACCACCGCGTCGGGAATCCTTCCTTTATTGAGGATGCAGGCGATATCGAGTATTTTGATATCCGCTTAGGCCATGGCAATGACGATATGCTGGCACATACCGGCAGTGATAATCAATGGCTGATTTTTAATGCTGATCCGTATTTAGACGGCATTAAATTCATGGTCGATAATAACTCTACCTGGCAGGCCGATCCCAACCTTCCTCCAGGTGTAGCACGTCAGGTCATTACAGAAACAGAAGATTTTACCGAGCGGGCGGGCCAAATTATTTCTCAGGGCAACCTGGTAGTAGACGCCTCTACACTCAACCAGCAGGTCAGTTACATCAGCGCCAGCGGCGATGTTGATTTAGGCAATACTACTGTCACCAATACCGGGATGGATATCAACAGTATCTTGCGCTATACCTGCATGACTTCCGGCTGTTTACCGCATATCTATAATCCCGTCATCAATGAATATGACCTGGTTGGCTCGATCGCTCCACTTGAAACGTTTGACCTCGTCTATCAATCCGGCCATGTCGCCAGCACCATTGAAGCCGGTGGCACATTAACGTTGGGTGGTAATTTGGTGAATAACCAGACATCGCTTCCAATAAGCGGCGTATTAATTACCCCACGTATCGATCAATCTTCGGTGGTTTCCCCTGGAGTGAATGTCAGCGTAGGTGGTTTATTTGGAGTAGCATCTGATCCTAACTCGCCCTACTTGATCACCACCCAAATACCAAACATTAATCAAAATGGCTATGTGGGTTCCAGTTACTTATTAGATCA
- a CDS encoding L,D-transpeptidase family protein: protein MVIRSYLFFICFNYFLFLGSTSHASTYPVESDVIGNVDHYVVKKEDNLYAIARRFDLGIVELLVANPGVDPWIPKPGTILSLTTSHILPEQRQGIVLNLSELRLFYFSDDHTVMTFPVGIGRDGWQTPTGVTTITNKRSNPSWIPPQSIRDENPDLPEIVPPGPDNPMGQYALSLGWNRFAIHGTNRPNGIGKRSSHGCIRLYPEDIEILFKAVKVGTPITIIDTPYKLGWENGTLYLQVTPTQTQGDKIAEYRKPHSANNSPTIYAAVKQLEGDTDISWPQVEEAIARHNGIPVAIGKRNAQALYHPQ, encoded by the coding sequence ATGGTTATACGCTCATATTTATTTTTTATTTGCTTTAATTATTTCCTGTTTTTAGGTAGCACAAGCCATGCGTCTACCTATCCGGTTGAAAGCGATGTTATTGGCAATGTCGACCATTACGTTGTGAAAAAAGAAGATAATCTCTATGCAATTGCCCGGCGTTTTGACCTTGGTATCGTCGAGCTCCTCGTTGCTAATCCAGGAGTCGATCCCTGGATTCCCAAACCAGGTACTATTCTCTCACTCACCACGTCCCATATCCTGCCAGAGCAACGGCAAGGTATCGTACTGAATTTATCAGAACTCAGGTTATTCTATTTTAGTGATGACCATACCGTTATGACTTTTCCAGTTGGTATCGGCCGCGATGGCTGGCAAACCCCTACTGGCGTTACCACCATTACCAATAAACGTAGTAACCCTAGCTGGATTCCACCACAATCAATCCGTGATGAAAATCCTGATTTACCCGAAATCGTTCCACCTGGACCGGATAACCCAATGGGTCAATACGCCCTTTCACTTGGATGGAACCGTTTTGCTATTCACGGGACCAACCGCCCCAATGGTATTGGTAAACGCTCCAGCCATGGCTGTATTCGCCTTTATCCAGAAGATATTGAAATCTTATTCAAGGCTGTTAAGGTAGGTACGCCCATCACCATCATAGATACTCCTTATAAGCTGGGATGGGAAAATGGCACTTTATATTTACAAGTCACACCAACACAAACCCAAGGCGATAAAATTGCCGAATATCGTAAGCCTCACTCAGCCAACAATTCACCGACAATTTATGCTGCTGTAAAACAACTCGAAGGCGATACAGACATCAGCTGGCCTCAAGTTGAGGAAGCAATAGCTCGGCACAATGGCATACCTGTAGCCATAGGAAAAAGGAATGCCCAAGCCCTATATCATCCCCAATAA
- a CDS encoding DUF4402 domain-containing protein, whose translation MQLLKSSFLSSACGLAMLSFVATAHAASITTDANVNIVIPVSITQVAEMDFGIVARPSGVTSSVVSLGTNGSRSISGGTGALVSGGTPAAASYNVFGTNTYLVDISVSNLSQPGTGLTLSNFIGKFNAGSDINIDVGDGGQATLTALSETTGDLLKVGADLTVANTATAGAHVGTFDLIINYN comes from the coding sequence ATGCAATTATTAAAATCAAGCTTTTTAAGCAGCGCATGCGGTCTAGCTATGTTATCTTTCGTGGCTACTGCACATGCGGCAAGTATCACAACAGACGCTAACGTTAATATCGTTATTCCAGTATCCATCACTCAAGTAGCCGAAATGGATTTTGGTATCGTGGCTCGACCTAGCGGTGTGACTTCAAGTGTCGTATCACTCGGAACCAATGGTAGCAGGTCAATATCTGGCGGTACTGGAGCACTCGTTAGCGGTGGAACTCCCGCTGCAGCCAGTTATAATGTGTTTGGTACAAATACTTATCTCGTTGATATTAGCGTGAGCAACCTTTCACAACCTGGCACTGGCCTGACACTCAGTAACTTTATCGGTAAATTTAATGCCGGTTCTGATATTAATATTGATGTGGGTGACGGTGGACAGGCTACTTTGACTGCTTTGTCAGAAACCACGGGAGATCTCTTAAAAGTTGGCGCTGACTTGACTGTTGCGAACACCGCAACAGCTGGTGCGCATGTAGGGACTTTCGACCTTATCATTAATTATAACTAA
- a CDS encoding DUF4402 domain-containing protein, translating into MKKGFFVCLALCVSQLHSEAYAVSAVLHGNVVLYPPITISETQPIHFGSIIRPTTGSNRITIDAVTGNKQILGSGNGGTIPISDPFRVGVLAVNAYDGALLSFSITPNATPTGLSWVCADFMIRSETSGALPVCTSSASLTHNSVGGTGIVSGNYYIGGGVTVSSNVVAGFYAITYTISINYQ; encoded by the coding sequence ATGAAGAAGGGTTTTTTCGTATGCTTGGCTCTCTGTGTGAGCCAACTTCATTCTGAAGCGTATGCAGTTTCTGCAGTACTACATGGGAATGTGGTTCTATACCCTCCTATCACTATCTCTGAGACGCAGCCCATTCATTTTGGTAGTATCATCAGGCCAACCACGGGTTCCAATCGCATCACTATAGATGCGGTAACCGGAAATAAGCAAATTCTAGGATCAGGAAATGGTGGAACGATACCGATTTCTGATCCTTTCCGAGTTGGGGTATTAGCTGTTAATGCTTATGATGGCGCACTATTGTCTTTTTCTATTACACCAAATGCAACGCCTACCGGGCTTTCTTGGGTCTGTGCTGACTTCATGATCCGCAGTGAAACATCGGGTGCCTTGCCTGTATGCACTAGTTCTGCTTCGCTTACGCATAATTCTGTAGGTGGAACAGGTATCGTTAGCGGCAACTATTATATTGGAGGAGGAGTGACAGTGAGTTCTAATGTTGTTGCAGGCTTCTACGCAATTACATATACGATTAGTATCAATTATCAATAA
- a CDS encoding DUF4402 domain-containing protein, whose translation MLPRVSYSVLKVIAVSGLFLYTNDVGATNFTGTGAINIAEPIVLAKNSDLSFGKILRSNTNSCIVTIDTLSSRSISATNCSLLGSTFNAANYSFVGAAGFLLNMNISPISPLDQLSL comes from the coding sequence ATGTTGCCCCGAGTAAGCTATTCTGTACTTAAAGTGATTGCGGTGTCCGGCTTGTTTTTATACACAAACGATGTTGGGGCAACTAACTTTACCGGAACGGGTGCTATTAATATAGCAGAACCGATTGTTTTAGCCAAAAATTCTGACCTTTCTTTTGGAAAAATATTACGCTCTAACACAAACTCCTGTATCGTAACGATTGATACTCTCAGTTCGCGCAGTATCTCAGCAACAAACTGTAGTTTATTGGGATCTACTTTTAATGCAGCGAATTATTCTTTCGTTGGTGCTGCCGGATTTCTGCTCAATATGAACATTAGCCCTATTTCTCCCCTGGATCAACTATCGCTTTAA